ATGGTGAAAAATCCGTATACCCCGGTGGGGATTGCGCTGGGGCTCCTCCTCTTTCTCAAGCTGCAGGACCTGAGGGATGTATCGATAGACCAGACCCTCCATAAGGTAGTCAAGGATGTGGCGAGGGAGCTGATATTAAGAAAAGACGTAAGAAAGGACTCCGGAGAGGAAGCCGCAAATGGCGAAGGAGAAGAATGAATATCAAAAGACAATCGTGCGCGGCGATTGCCTGAAAGGGCAAGGGAGAGCTGTGAATATTAAAAAGAAGCCGGGCGCGGCGATTGTCAAGGGCGGCCGACGATCAGACTTCACGAAAAACAGCCCCTGAGGTTTTATCTGTTGGCCACCGTCTTGATCAGGCCTTTTTTTCAGAATCGCTTTTCTTCTTGGGGGATACGTCGATCTCGTCTTCTCCCTTGAGGGCCTTCTTTAGGTTTTTTATCCCCTTGCCGACACCGTTCCCTATCTCCGGGAGCCTGCTGGCGCCGAAGATAATTACGACGATTACAAGGATAATCAGAAGCTCTGGAATACCCAATCCAAACATATTTCACCTTTCTTCTTTTTGAATTTGTGGCGGAAGTGCATGGGAATCGAACCCACCATGGACGTTTTTAGCGCCCATCACCGGATTTGAAGTCCGGGAGGCCCACCAGTGACC
The Candidatus Zymogenus saltonus DNA segment above includes these coding regions:
- the tatA gene encoding twin-arginine translocase TatA/TatE family subunit, which gives rise to MFGLGIPELLIILVIVVIIFGASRLPEIGNGVGKGIKNLKKALKGEDEIDVSPKKKSDSEKKA